The following are encoded together in the Bradymonas sediminis genome:
- a CDS encoding serine/threonine-protein kinase, producing the protein MAEQLPQKFGSYTLHKLIARGGMAEIYRATMPGIGGFEKTVAIKKILPHLAEDEEFITMLKDEANILVSISDSNIAQVYDLGRIDDSYFIAMEYVHGLDLSHVMKGLRKQNQMIPVDHALYITSCICAGLHAAHTNTDKDGRPLNIVHRDVSPHNVIISYAGDVKLIDFGVAKAAVKENHTQVGVIKGKLLYMAPEQAMAKSLDGRADLFAAGLCLYKMLTNELPFRGDNEFQIYNNILSKEIVPPRELNPQVNQEVNQIVMTLLQRDPDKRYQDGYSAKQDLRRALQNLAPGYTVNRLGRFIEDNFSAAAIQRQNAMQDASGPSSIPPMTPSATSVGTGQMLADADIEELQIEEFDLVEDDGSPAHAGSAQPLTPGFNAPPANGNLRTKKLDENTGQFGVQQLTPALNNPTQNDKKLPGAVYVVGALLIVVAVLFGLTFLDDDAEAPAIAEPVATAPVTPDPAPPLPATVTVSLDSDPSGAELYRGGDFLGTTPQELTLRRSAEPMTITLSMDGFADRELRFVPDADIKEVFELTPADDLGEDGLEDSPLEDDTPQEVEEPAEAPKPTPASAAPKPAAPKQPAKKPAAPAPKPEKPDPKPVVQPIDSGLDLWDDEPVKEAPKKPAAPKKPAKKPAKKKEAAPEPPKDEKPSDILNPFG; encoded by the coding sequence ATGGCTGAGCAACTGCCCCAAAAATTTGGAAGCTACACGCTCCACAAGCTCATTGCTCGTGGCGGCATGGCCGAGATTTATCGAGCGACCATGCCTGGTATCGGCGGTTTTGAGAAAACCGTGGCGATAAAGAAGATCCTCCCGCACCTGGCGGAGGATGAAGAATTTATCACCATGCTCAAGGACGAAGCCAATATCCTGGTCAGCATCAGCGACTCCAATATCGCCCAGGTCTACGACCTGGGGCGCATTGACGACAGCTATTTTATCGCCATGGAATACGTCCATGGCCTCGACCTGTCGCATGTGATGAAGGGGCTGCGCAAACAGAACCAGATGATTCCGGTCGACCACGCGCTCTATATCACGAGCTGCATCTGCGCCGGGTTGCACGCCGCCCACACCAATACCGACAAGGACGGCCGCCCCCTCAACATCGTTCACCGCGACGTCAGCCCGCATAACGTCATCATCAGCTATGCCGGCGACGTTAAATTGATCGACTTCGGCGTCGCCAAAGCCGCGGTAAAGGAGAACCACACCCAGGTCGGCGTGATCAAAGGTAAATTGCTCTATATGGCCCCCGAGCAGGCGATGGCCAAATCGCTCGATGGCCGAGCCGACCTCTTCGCGGCGGGGCTTTGCCTCTATAAGATGTTGACCAATGAGCTGCCTTTCCGCGGCGACAACGAATTTCAGATCTACAACAATATCCTCTCCAAGGAGATCGTCCCGCCGCGCGAGCTCAACCCGCAGGTCAATCAGGAGGTCAACCAGATCGTGATGACCCTGCTGCAGCGCGACCCGGACAAGCGCTACCAGGACGGCTACAGCGCCAAACAAGACCTGCGTCGCGCGCTCCAAAACCTCGCCCCCGGCTACACGGTCAATCGCCTCGGGCGCTTCATCGAGGACAATTTTTCGGCGGCGGCGATCCAGCGCCAAAACGCCATGCAAGACGCCTCGGGGCCGAGCTCTATCCCGCCCATGACACCGTCGGCCACCTCGGTGGGCACCGGCCAGATGCTCGCCGACGCCGACATCGAAGAGCTGCAAATCGAGGAGTTTGACCTCGTCGAGGACGATGGCTCGCCGGCTCATGCCGGCTCTGCCCAGCCGCTCACTCCGGGCTTTAACGCACCGCCGGCGAACGGCAATTTGCGCACGAAGAAGCTCGACGAGAATACCGGACAATTTGGCGTCCAGCAGCTCACGCCAGCGCTTAACAATCCGACCCAGAACGATAAGAAATTGCCGGGCGCGGTCTATGTCGTCGGCGCCCTGCTGATCGTGGTGGCGGTTCTTTTTGGACTGACCTTCCTCGACGATGATGCCGAAGCGCCCGCCATAGCCGAGCCAGTGGCGACCGCCCCGGTGACGCCCGACCCCGCGCCGCCGCTGCCCGCCACGGTCACCGTCAGCTTGGACTCCGACCCCAGCGGCGCCGAGCTCTACCGAGGCGGCGACTTCCTGGGCACAACGCCCCAGGAATTAACCCTTCGGCGCAGCGCCGAGCCGATGACCATCACGCTGTCGATGGACGGCTTCGCCGACCGCGAGCTTCGGTTCGTGCCGGACGCCGATATCAAGGAGGTCTTCGAATTAACGCCCGCAGATGACCTGGGCGAAGACGGCCTCGAGGACTCACCGCTTGAAGACGACACCCCTCAAGAGGTCGAGGAGCCTGCGGAGGCGCCCAAGCCGACGCCTGCCAGCGCCGCTCCGAAACCGGCCGCGCCCAAGCAACCCGCGAAGAAGCCGGCTGCGCCTGCCCCGAAACCCGAGAAACCTGATCCCAAGCCGGTCGTTCAACCGATCGACTCCGGCCTGGACCTCTGGGACGATGAGCCCGTAAAAGAAGCGCCCAAGAAACCGGCCGCGCCCAAGAAGCCCGCGAAAAAGCCTGCGAAGAAAAAAGAGGCCGCGCCGGAACCACCAAAAGATGAAAAACCCAGTGATATTCTGAACCCATTTGGTTGA
- a CDS encoding YbeD family protein has product MTDTNSKSEFLERLRDVHDFPGPFMFKVIGTNSDAFVARVVQAVINVLGNVEPQVKTRESSAGNHMAVTVDVSVEKAEDVLDIYAAFQSLEGVKFVL; this is encoded by the coding sequence ATGACAGACACAAATAGCAAGTCGGAGTTTTTAGAGCGTCTTCGCGATGTGCACGATTTCCCCGGGCCCTTTATGTTCAAGGTGATCGGCACGAACTCGGATGCCTTCGTGGCGCGGGTGGTTCAGGCGGTGATCAACGTGCTGGGCAATGTTGAGCCGCAGGTGAAGACCCGCGAGAGCTCGGCCGGCAATCATATGGCCGTGACGGTGGATGTCTCGGTGGAGAAGGCCGAGGACGTGCTCGATATCTACGCGGCGTTTCAATCGTTGGAAGGCGTAAAGTTTGTGCTTTAA
- a CDS encoding thrombospondin type 3 repeat-containing protein translates to MLDFDAFEESDSLITDSGADANNTPLGDTVEDDADGSDDDISDDTTDDDAESQPVPTVVGASCATDSDCGDEGLCYQNYCTTDCSAGEACQQGSSCQAMNFGPKAGVEICVVDCDYTDAASCGGVAERDDLHCLPINQLPLEAIAVKTQTACVPDQDRDGVADMLDNCVDTANQDQLDFDGDGIGNACDSAPSCHALAVDGVLDYGTVAYPAENFVAPSSTHLSWVPIFGGTDENGDQVATVKVIDRASGAWKDAPDLPFTAFGRTTTPSEDNRYWITPGAPTASGDLFDQALMIAADGRVSLGARINFPNNTPLIAAGSTPSGQAFIQTATASVPTNWRISRVAQGLDSFQTVATGSSNALSWYTTQTLDGGVLFYSDIVNSGDPLLISFSDPAGKSFTTKTVALSPLGSPIISPLLIPGGGQFVYIIDRNLGAIIRYSMDTGAVQQISGFDFDFSAMTNPRFISTPHSMSFIALERSVDNPQNVRAREFFLGCMPQYATMDSDGDGINDFLDNCPNTSNLDQSDMDRDRIGDSCDPDIDGDGFHNGMEALGETDPLNPLSFPLSGYLAYIRDDGTQRTLEYASLDAMDTPTSLSADTAAAPHRPYFLGGKSQIMALSGAPESATGVDIFSVHADDPTTPDNIDLAVPLRAATVLDTSYQGNTPAQITAIHPNPTRAGTWMLSDISTADLSVAAYDSTLPDFRGLNGNLHGMGVVLAGPENCEVCLKPFQLNQSQRSVTSVGWASLFGEWKFARLAPTTSFSPALAVTDDDGRGQRAYVQGEYLRPPGMTQINSLVPTGVESNVIVSARRNASSPYELWFYNSKSQTWHLLQRAAEDLIEVDWTAKLPAPPGLVEPELPVE, encoded by the coding sequence ATGCTGGATTTCGACGCTTTTGAGGAATCCGACTCGTTGATCACCGACAGCGGAGCCGACGCCAACAACACCCCGTTGGGCGACACGGTCGAAGACGACGCGGACGGCAGTGATGACGATATTTCCGACGACACCACCGACGACGACGCTGAATCGCAGCCGGTCCCCACGGTGGTCGGCGCGTCATGCGCGACGGACTCCGATTGCGGTGACGAGGGTCTTTGCTACCAAAATTATTGCACGACGGACTGCTCCGCCGGCGAAGCCTGCCAGCAGGGCAGCTCCTGCCAGGCGATGAACTTCGGCCCGAAAGCGGGCGTCGAGATCTGCGTGGTCGATTGTGATTACACCGATGCCGCGTCCTGTGGGGGCGTCGCCGAGCGCGACGACCTGCATTGCCTGCCGATCAACCAGTTGCCCCTCGAGGCGATCGCCGTCAAAACCCAGACGGCTTGCGTGCCCGACCAGGACCGCGACGGCGTGGCAGATATGCTCGACAACTGCGTCGACACCGCCAACCAGGACCAGCTCGATTTCGACGGCGATGGCATCGGCAACGCCTGTGATAGCGCCCCGAGCTGCCACGCGCTCGCCGTCGACGGCGTGCTCGACTACGGCACCGTCGCCTACCCGGCCGAGAACTTCGTCGCCCCCTCCTCGACCCACCTGAGTTGGGTGCCGATCTTCGGCGGAACCGACGAAAACGGCGACCAGGTCGCGACCGTAAAGGTTATCGACCGCGCGTCGGGCGCCTGGAAGGACGCCCCGGATTTGCCCTTCACCGCCTTTGGTCGCACCACGACTCCGAGCGAGGACAATCGCTATTGGATCACCCCCGGCGCCCCGACGGCCTCCGGCGACCTCTTTGATCAGGCGTTGATGATCGCCGCCGACGGTCGCGTCAGCCTCGGCGCTCGAATTAACTTCCCGAACAACACCCCGCTCATCGCCGCGGGCAGCACGCCCAGCGGTCAGGCATTTATTCAGACCGCGACGGCGAGCGTCCCAACGAATTGGAGAATCTCTCGGGTCGCTCAGGGCCTGGATTCCTTCCAAACCGTCGCTACGGGCTCGTCTAACGCGCTGTCCTGGTACACCACCCAAACCCTTGACGGCGGCGTGCTCTTTTACTCCGACATCGTGAATAGCGGCGACCCCTTGCTCATCAGCTTCAGCGATCCGGCGGGCAAATCCTTCACCACGAAGACCGTAGCGCTCTCGCCCCTGGGCTCGCCGATTATCTCCCCACTGCTGATCCCGGGCGGCGGTCAATTTGTCTATATCATCGACCGTAATCTTGGCGCGATCATTCGCTACTCGATGGACACCGGCGCGGTTCAGCAGATCTCCGGCTTCGACTTTGACTTCAGCGCGATGACCAACCCGAGGTTCATCTCGACGCCGCACTCAATGAGCTTTATTGCCCTGGAGCGCTCCGTCGACAACCCGCAGAATGTGCGCGCGCGCGAGTTTTTCCTGGGATGCATGCCGCAGTACGCCACCATGGACAGCGACGGCGACGGCATCAACGATTTCCTGGATAATTGCCCGAATACCAGCAACTTGGACCAGTCCGATATGGACCGCGACCGCATCGGCGACAGCTGTGACCCCGACATCGACGGGGACGGGTTCCATAACGGTATGGAAGCCCTCGGGGAGACCGACCCGCTCAACCCGTTGAGCTTCCCCCTCAGCGGTTATCTGGCGTATATCCGCGATGACGGCACCCAGCGCACCCTGGAATACGCATCGCTCGACGCGATGGACACGCCCACGAGCCTTAGCGCTGACACGGCCGCCGCGCCGCATCGGCCGTACTTTTTGGGCGGAAAATCCCAGATCATGGCCCTCTCGGGTGCGCCCGAGAGCGCGACTGGCGTGGATATCTTCTCCGTGCACGCCGACGACCCGACCACCCCTGACAATATCGACCTGGCCGTGCCGCTGCGCGCCGCGACCGTCCTAGACACGTCCTATCAGGGCAACACGCCGGCGCAGATCACCGCGATTCACCCGAACCCCACGCGCGCGGGTACCTGGATGCTGTCGGACATTTCCACCGCTGACCTGTCCGTCGCCGCCTATGACTCGACGTTGCCTGATTTCCGCGGTTTGAACGGCAACCTCCATGGGATGGGCGTGGTCCTTGCGGGTCCCGAAAATTGCGAGGTCTGCCTCAAACCGTTTCAGTTGAACCAATCCCAACGCTCGGTTACTAGCGTCGGCTGGGCGTCTCTATTCGGTGAGTGGAAGTTCGCGCGTCTGGCGCCCACCACGTCGTTCTCGCCGGCCCTCGCGGTGACCGACGACGACGGCCGCGGCCAGCGCGCCTACGTGCAAGGGGAGTATTTGCGCCCGCCGGGCATGACCCAGATCAACTCGCTGGTCCCCACGGGCGTTGAGTCAAACGTGATCGTCTCGGCGCGCCGCAACGCCTCGAGTCCCTACGAATTGTGGTTCTATAACTCCAAATCTCAGACCTGGCACCTGCTCCAGCGCGCCGCCGAAGACCTGATCGAAGTGGATTGGACCGCCAAGCTTCCCGCCCCCCCTGGGCTCGTTGAGCCGGAGCTGCCGGTTGAATAA
- a CDS encoding RsmB/NOP family class I SAM-dependent RNA methyltransferase — MAPNPPESASQNDARAELAAFARYRSIVDDWEAFGAALARPLPICVWTNTLRTTPARLGEWMARGGFPVAPIGWYPGAFRLPAEDARGEKLRPGNRVEYLAGLYHIQEEVSLIPPVLLAATGDERVLDLCAAPGNKTAQLAVAMQNRGTLIANDRDPYRISGLRRTLERLGITNTSVTVHDGANYPARHYGDTHGAFDKVLVDAPCSCEGTSRKHQGATPISSAEGSAPLHGTQLALLRKAVQLCKVGGRIVYSTCTYAPEENEVLVDELLNLVGRAHLRLLPARIPGLITSAGLTHWAGQDLGEDLAQTLRVWPHQNNTGGFFAALIEKTAETRLS; from the coding sequence ATGGCCCCAAATCCTCCCGAATCCGCCTCGCAAAACGACGCCCGCGCCGAGTTGGCGGCTTTCGCACGCTACCGCTCTATCGTCGACGATTGGGAGGCATTCGGCGCGGCCCTCGCCCGGCCGCTGCCGATCTGTGTGTGGACCAATACGCTGCGCACCACGCCCGCGCGCCTGGGCGAGTGGATGGCGCGCGGCGGGTTTCCGGTCGCGCCCATTGGCTGGTATCCCGGCGCGTTTCGCCTGCCCGCCGAGGACGCCAGGGGCGAAAAGCTCCGCCCCGGAAACCGCGTCGAGTACCTGGCCGGCCTCTACCATATCCAGGAAGAAGTCTCGCTTATCCCGCCGGTGTTGCTCGCCGCGACCGGTGACGAGCGCGTCCTCGACCTCTGCGCCGCCCCCGGCAATAAGACCGCCCAGCTCGCCGTGGCCATGCAGAATCGCGGCACCCTCATCGCCAATGACCGCGACCCCTACCGCATCAGCGGGCTTCGGCGCACGCTGGAGCGCCTGGGCATCACCAACACCAGCGTCACGGTGCACGACGGCGCGAATTACCCCGCCCGCCACTATGGCGACACCCACGGCGCCTTCGACAAGGTGCTGGTCGACGCGCCCTGCTCCTGTGAGGGGACCTCGCGCAAGCACCAGGGCGCCACGCCCATCTCCAGCGCCGAGGGCTCCGCGCCGCTGCACGGCACCCAGCTCGCGCTGCTGCGAAAGGCCGTCCAACTCTGCAAGGTTGGCGGGCGCATCGTCTACTCAACCTGCACCTACGCGCCCGAAGAGAACGAGGTGCTCGTCGATGAGTTGCTCAACCTCGTGGGGCGCGCGCACCTGCGCCTGCTCCCGGCGCGCATCCCTGGCCTCATCACCTCGGCGGGGCTCACTCATTGGGCCGGCCAGGACCTGGGCGAAGACCTCGCCCAGACCTTGCGCGTATGGCCGCATCAGAATAATACCGGCGGCTTCTTCGCCGCGCTCATTGAGAAGACCGCCGAGACCCGCCTATCATGA
- a CDS encoding Maf family protein: MNQPDHNFPRLILATESTFKRELLERLSIPFESVAAKIDERPLAGESPADTARRLARQKAEAVAAAHPGAWVIGADQVIALGDTRFSKPKTAERACAQLAELSGQTHALLTAVALVTPGGAVSDDLAKYQMEMRALTSAQIAQYIAEDQPLGCAGSYMIEAGGIRLFRAMRGDDYTAIIGLPLTRVHTLLERAGFFDVA, from the coding sequence ATGAATCAACCTGACCATAACTTCCCGAGACTTATCCTCGCCACCGAGTCGACCTTTAAGCGTGAACTCCTGGAGCGATTGAGCATCCCATTTGAGAGCGTCGCCGCGAAGATCGACGAGCGCCCGCTGGCCGGTGAGTCCCCGGCGGACACCGCGCGCCGCCTCGCCCGGCAGAAGGCCGAGGCGGTCGCCGCCGCGCACCCGGGCGCCTGGGTCATCGGCGCAGACCAGGTCATCGCGCTGGGCGACACGCGCTTCTCAAAGCCGAAGACCGCCGAGCGCGCCTGCGCGCAACTCGCAGAGCTCAGCGGCCAGACGCACGCGCTGCTGACGGCGGTCGCGCTCGTCACACCGGGCGGCGCAGTCAGCGACGACCTCGCCAAGTACCAGATGGAGATGCGCGCCCTGACAAGCGCGCAGATTGCCCAATATATCGCCGAAGATCAGCCCCTTGGGTGCGCCGGCTCCTATATGATCGAGGCCGGCGGTATTCGCCTTTTTCGGGCCATGCGAGGCGACGATTATACCGCGATTATCGGGCTCCCGCTGACCCGCGTTCACACGCTTTTAGAGCGCGCCGGCTTTTTCGACGTCGCCTAA